A single region of the Triplophysa dalaica isolate WHDGS20190420 chromosome 15, ASM1584641v1, whole genome shotgun sequence genome encodes:
- the prph2la gene encoding photoreceptor outer segment membrane glycoprotein 2, with protein MAVLPVKFTKTKRDKLAQLLWVLNWISVVTGIILFSLGVFLKVEINKRQDLMAERQLQSVPNLLISVGLIACGINFLGGKICYDCVDTSKFLRWKLVMLPYIICTFFFTLSILVGGLMCYSLHGQLEESLGLGLREAMRYYKDTDTPGRCFLKRTVDLLQIQFQCCGNEGHRDWFQIQWISNRYLDMSRREVVDRLRSNVEGKYLMDGVPFSCCNVNSPRPCIQYQTTNNSAHFNYDYQTEELNLWMRGCRQALLDYYTDILHSIGLTVLIIWLFELSVLTGVRYLQTSLENVWRRGDPECESEGWLLETSFVATARTNFNIIKNLGKFNQINTASNGDPNIDRPSTAHYGPDNVPPKSTPIAS; from the exons ATGGCCGTGTTACCAGTGAAGTTCACTAAAACCAAGAGGGACAAACTGGCCCAGCTTCTATGGGTGCTGAACTGGATCTCTGTGGTAACAGGAATCATACTCTTTAGTTTGGGAGTCTTTCTGAAAGTGGAGATTAACAAACGACAGGACCTTATGGCCGAACGCCAGCTCCAGTCTGTGCCAAACCTGCTCATTTCCGTGGGACTTATAGCCTGTGGAATCAACTTCTTAGGAGGAAAGATCTGCTATGATTGTGTGGACACAAGCAAGTTCTTGCGCTGGAAGTTGGTGATGCTTCCGTACATCATTTGTACGTTTTTCTTCACTTTGAGCATCCTCGTGGGTGGCCTGATGTGCTACAGCTTGCATGGACAGCTGGAGGAATCACTCGGGTTGGGGCTACGTGAGGCTATGCGCTACTACAAGGACACAGACACACCAGGGCGCTGCTTCTTGAAACGCACAGTGGATCTCCTGCAGATCCAGTTCCAGTGTTGTGGGAATGAAGGTCATAGAGACTGGTTTCAGATTCAGTGGATAAGCAACCGCTACCTGGACATGTCTCGACGGGAAGTGGTGGA TCGTTTACGTAGCAATGTGGAGGGAAAATATCTAATGGATGGAGTTCCTTTCAGCTGCTGTAATGTAAACTCTCCTCGGCCATGCATTCAGTATCAAACCACCAATAACTCCGCCCACTTTAATTATGACTATCAGACAGAGGAGCTCAACCTGTGGATGAGAGGCTGTCGCCAGGCTCTGCTAGACTACTATACAGACATCCTGCATTCCATTGGGCTCACAGTTCTGATTATCTGGCTGTTTGAG CTTTCGGTCCTTACGGGAGTTCGGTACCTCCAGACATCCCTGGAGAATGTGTGGCGCAGAGGGGACCCCGAATGTGAGTCCGAAGGGTGGCTCCTGGAGACCAGCTTTGTGGCGACAGCTCGTACTAATTTCAACATTATCAAAAACCTGGGCAAGTTCAACCAAATCAACACAGCTAGCAATGGAGATCCAAACATTGACAGACCATCTACAGCACACTATGGTCCAGATAATGTGCCTCCAAAGTCTACTCCGATTGCCAGTTAA
- the LOC130436879 gene encoding transmembrane protein 179 has translation MAMDNCIFAQCILYLLAFVFGFVAVVPLSENTDDFRGKCLLFTRGMWQNENITVSKQRFIIEEWGPQSSCSFITAVGIASLILSAVQAWRLLLFIRKGLDDSIFNAFLNLLISIFIVFAVFLSSTIVSVGFNLWCDAITEGGSMPSSCEDLQNTDLELGLDNSAFYDQFAIAQFGLWAAWLTWLGITVIAFLKVYHNFRQEDLVDSLIHEKEFLLVRSSRRCSDAVDRKRGMI, from the exons ATGGCAATGGATAATTGTATATTTGCGCAATGCATTCTGTATTTGTTAGCATTCGTGTTTGGCTTCGTAGCCGTAGTACCTCTCTCAGAAAACACCGATGATTTTCGGGGGAAATGCTTGCTTTTTACGCGAGGTATGTGGCAGAACGAGAACATCACGGTGTCAAAGCAGCGCTTCATCATTGAGGAATGGGGACCACAGTCCTCCTGCAGCTTCATCACTGCTGTCGGCATCGCGTCTCTCATCCTGTCCGCTGTCCAAGCTTGGAGGTTGCTGCTCTTCATCCGAAAAGGCCTCGATGA CTCAATCTTCAATGCCTTCCTGAACCTGCTCATCAGCATATTCATAGTGTTCGCGGTGTTCCTGTCCAGCACAATAGTCAGTGTGGGCTTCAATCTATGGTGTGATGCCATCACAGAAGGAGGCAGTATGCCCAGCAG CTGTGAGGATCTCCAGAACACTGATCTTGAACTAGGATTGGACAACTCAGCTTTTTATGACCAGTTTGCCATAGCACAG TTTGGGTTGTGGGCAGCCTGGCTAACCTGGCTGGGCATCACGGTCATTGCCTTTCTGAAGGTCTACCATAACTTCCGTCAAGAAGATCTGGTTGACAGCTTGATCCATGAGAAAGAGTTTCTACTTGTACGTTCCTCACGACGCTGCTCGGATGCGGTAGACAGGAAAAGGGGAATGATATGA